The Lycium ferocissimum isolate CSIRO_LF1 chromosome 10, AGI_CSIRO_Lferr_CH_V1, whole genome shotgun sequence genome window below encodes:
- the LOC132033170 gene encoding protein WALLS ARE THIN 1-like, translating to MADTSGSATTKRMGFAVPEKMQLHLAMLTLQFGYAGFHVVSRAALNMGISKIVFPVYRNILAFLLLLPFAYFLEKKDRPPLTWNFVIQFFLLAVVGITANQGFYLLGLDNTSPTFASAIQNSVPAITFLMAAVLRIETVRLNRKDGISKVCGTLLCVAGASVITLYKGPTIYSPNPPLQRTSPVLLALGDAKGKNWTLGCIFLIGHCLSWAGWLVLQAPVLKKYPARLSVTSYQCFFGVIQFLIIAAFCERDPQAWLVHSGGELFSVFYAGIVASGIAFAVQIWCIDRGGPVFVAVYQPVQTLVVALMASLALGEEFYLGGIIGAVLIITGLYFVLWGKNEEQKFAKAAAAAIQSPVDISNNRPTSHIKSSLAQPLLGSSTDQNA from the exons ATGGCAGATACTAGTGGTTCAGCCACTACTAAGAGAATGGGGTTTGCCGTGCCTGAAAAAATGCAACTGCACTTGGCCATGTTGACCTTGCAGTTTGGTTATGCTGGTTTCCATGTTGTCTCTAGAGCTGCCCTTAATATGGGCATTAGCAAGATTGTCTTCCCAGTTTATAGGAACATTCTTGCTTTCCTTCTACTTCTTCCCTTTGCCTATTTTCTTGAAAA GAAAGACAGGCCACCACTTACTTGGAATTTTGTTATTCAGTTCTTCCTCCTAGCAGTTGTTGG AATTACTGCAAACCAAGGATTCTACTTGTTGGGGTTGGACAACACTTCCCCTACTTTTGCTTCTGCCATACAAAATTCTGTCCCTGCCATTACATTTCTCATGGCTGCAGTACTCAG GATAGAAACAGTGAGACTGAACAGAAAAGATGGAATATCAAAAGTGTGTGGAACATTATTGTGCGTGGCTGGAGCATCAGTAATTACACTATACAAAGGGCCAACAATTTACAGCCCAAATCCACCACTACAAAGGACCTCCCCAGTGTTACTGGCTTTAGGAGATGCTAAGGGGAAAAACTGGACCTTGGGCTGCATTTTCTTGATTGGACATTGTTTGTCATGGGCCGGGTGGCTCGTTTTGCAAGCACCGGTTCTTAAGAAGTACCCGGCTAGGCTTTCGGTTACATCGTATCAGTGTTTCTTTGGAGTCATACAATTCCTTATAATTGCAGCTTTTTGTGAAAGAGACCCTCAGGCTTGGCTTGTTCACTCTGGTGGTGAACTATTCAGTGTCTTCTATGCT GGAATTGTAGCATCAGGGATAGCATTCGCTGTACAGATATGGTGCATTGATAGAGGGGGTCCAGTTTTTGTTGCCGTTTATCAACCTGTTCAGACTCTTGTAGTTGCTCTTATGGCTTCCCTCGCTTTGGGCGAAGAATTCTATTTGGGAGG GATTATTGGAGCGGTATTGATCATAACAGGATTGTATTTCGTGCTATGGGGCAAAAACGAAGAACAGAAATTTGCAAAGGCAGCAGCTGCAGCAATTCAATCCCCAGTGGATATTTCTAACAACAGGCCAACAAGTCACATCAAGTCCTCTTTGGCCCAACCACTTCTTGGTTCTTCAACTGATCAAAATGCTTAA